From Balaenoptera acutorostrata chromosome 8, mBalAcu1.1, whole genome shotgun sequence, the proteins below share one genomic window:
- the RPE gene encoding ribulose-phosphate 3-epimerase isoform X4, with the protein MASGCKIGPSILNSDLASLGAECLRMLDSGADYLHLDVMDGHFVPNITFGHPVVESLRKQLGQDPFFDMHMMVSRPEQWVKPMAVAGANQYTFHLEATENPGALIKDIRENGMKVGLAIKPGTTVEYLAPWANQIDMALVMTVEPGFGGQKFMEDMMPKVHWLRTQFPSLDIEVDGGVGPDTIHKCAEAGANMIVSGSAIMRSEDPRSVINLLRNVCSEAAQKRSLDR; encoded by the exons ATGGCGTCCGGCTGCAAGATTGGTCCGTCCATCCTCAACAGCGACCTGGCCAGTTTAGGGGCCGAGTGCCTTCGTATGCTGGACTCTGGGGCCGATTATCTGCACCTGGATGTAATGGACGG GCATTTTGTTCCCAACATCACCTTTGGTCACCCTGTGGTAGAAAGCCTCCGAAAGCAGCTAGGCCAGGACCCTTTCTTTG ACATGCACATGATGGTGTCCAGGCCGGAACAGTGGGTAAAACCAATGGCTGTAGCAGGAGCCAATCAATACACTTTTCATCTCGAGGCTACTGAGAACCCGGGGGCTTTGATCAAAGACATTCGGGAGAATGGAATGAAG GTTGGCCTTGCTATCAAACCAGGAACTACAGTTGAGTATTTGGCACCATGGGCTAATCAGATAGATATGGCCTTGGTTATGACAGTGGAACCTGGGTTTGGAGGGCAGAAATTCATGGAAGATATGATGCCAAAG GTTCACTGGTTGAGGACCCAGTTCCCGTCTTTGGACATTGAGGTTGATGGTGGAGTAGGTCCTGACACCATCCATAAATGCGCAGAG GCAGGAGCTAACATGATTGTATCTGGCAGTGCCATTATGAGGAGTGAAGACCCCAGATCTGTGATCAACCTGTTAAGAAATGTTTGCTCAGAAGCTGCTCAGAAACGTTCTCTCGATCGATGA
- the RPE gene encoding ribulose-phosphate 3-epimerase isoform X5: MASGCKIGPSILNSDLASLGAECLRMLDSGADYLHLDAPCSSGRSVFYMHMMVSRPEQWVKPMAVAGANQYTFHLEATENPGALIKDIRENGMKVGLAIKPGTTVEYLAPWANQIDMALVMTVEPGFGGQKFMEDMMPKVKEVFGSGVHWLRTQFPSLDIEVDGGVGPDTIHKCAEAGANMIVSGSAIMRSEDPRSVINLLRNVCSEAAQKRSLDR; encoded by the exons ATGGCGTCCGGCTGCAAGATTGGTCCGTCCATCCTCAACAGCGACCTGGCCAGTTTAGGGGCCGAGTGCCTTCGTATGCTGGACTCTGGGGCCGATTATCTGCACCTGGAT GCACCCTGCTCTTCAGGGAGGTCAGTTTTTT ACATGCACATGATGGTGTCCAGGCCGGAACAGTGGGTAAAACCAATGGCTGTAGCAGGAGCCAATCAATACACTTTTCATCTCGAGGCTACTGAGAACCCGGGGGCTTTGATCAAAGACATTCGGGAGAATGGAATGAAG GTTGGCCTTGCTATCAAACCAGGAACTACAGTTGAGTATTTGGCACCATGGGCTAATCAGATAGATATGGCCTTGGTTATGACAGTGGAACCTGGGTTTGGAGGGCAGAAATTCATGGAAGATATGATGCCAAAGGTAAAAGAAGTATTTGGTTCTGGG GTTCACTGGTTGAGGACCCAGTTCCCGTCTTTGGACATTGAGGTTGATGGTGGAGTAGGTCCTGACACCATCCATAAATGCGCAGAG GCAGGAGCTAACATGATTGTATCTGGCAGTGCCATTATGAGGAGTGAAGACCCCAGATCTGTGATCAACCTGTTAAGAAATGTTTGCTCAGAAGCTGCTCAGAAACGTTCTCTCGATCGATGA
- the RPE gene encoding ribulose-phosphate 3-epimerase isoform X2, translating to MASGCKIGPSILNSDLASLGAECLRMLDSGADYLHLDVMDGHFVPNITFGHPVVESLRKQLGQDPFFDMHMMVSRPEQWVKPMAVAGANQYTFHLEATENPGALIKDIRENGMKVGLAIKPGTTVEYLAPWANQIDMALVMTVEPGFGGQKFMEDMMPKVKEVFGSGVHWLRTQFPSLDIEVDGGVGPDTIHKCAEAGANMIVSGSAIMRSEDPRSVINLLRNVCSEAAQKRSLDR from the exons ATGGCGTCCGGCTGCAAGATTGGTCCGTCCATCCTCAACAGCGACCTGGCCAGTTTAGGGGCCGAGTGCCTTCGTATGCTGGACTCTGGGGCCGATTATCTGCACCTGGATGTAATGGACGG GCATTTTGTTCCCAACATCACCTTTGGTCACCCTGTGGTAGAAAGCCTCCGAAAGCAGCTAGGCCAGGACCCTTTCTTTG ACATGCACATGATGGTGTCCAGGCCGGAACAGTGGGTAAAACCAATGGCTGTAGCAGGAGCCAATCAATACACTTTTCATCTCGAGGCTACTGAGAACCCGGGGGCTTTGATCAAAGACATTCGGGAGAATGGAATGAAG GTTGGCCTTGCTATCAAACCAGGAACTACAGTTGAGTATTTGGCACCATGGGCTAATCAGATAGATATGGCCTTGGTTATGACAGTGGAACCTGGGTTTGGAGGGCAGAAATTCATGGAAGATATGATGCCAAAGGTAAAAGAAGTATTTGGTTCTGGG GTTCACTGGTTGAGGACCCAGTTCCCGTCTTTGGACATTGAGGTTGATGGTGGAGTAGGTCCTGACACCATCCATAAATGCGCAGAG GCAGGAGCTAACATGATTGTATCTGGCAGTGCCATTATGAGGAGTGAAGACCCCAGATCTGTGATCAACCTGTTAAGAAATGTTTGCTCAGAAGCTGCTCAGAAACGTTCTCTCGATCGATGA
- the RPE gene encoding ribulose-phosphate 3-epimerase isoform X6, protein MHFVPNITFGHPVVESLRKQLGQDPFFDMHMMVSRPEQWVKPMAVAGANQYTFHLEATENPGALIKDIRENGMKVGLAIKPGTTVEYLAPWANQIDMALVMTVEPGFGGQKFMEDMMPKVKEVFGSGVHWLRTQFPSLDIEVDGGVGPDTIHKCAEAGANMIVSGSAIMRSEDPRSVINLLRNVCSEAAQKRSLDR, encoded by the exons AT GCATTTTGTTCCCAACATCACCTTTGGTCACCCTGTGGTAGAAAGCCTCCGAAAGCAGCTAGGCCAGGACCCTTTCTTTG ACATGCACATGATGGTGTCCAGGCCGGAACAGTGGGTAAAACCAATGGCTGTAGCAGGAGCCAATCAATACACTTTTCATCTCGAGGCTACTGAGAACCCGGGGGCTTTGATCAAAGACATTCGGGAGAATGGAATGAAG GTTGGCCTTGCTATCAAACCAGGAACTACAGTTGAGTATTTGGCACCATGGGCTAATCAGATAGATATGGCCTTGGTTATGACAGTGGAACCTGGGTTTGGAGGGCAGAAATTCATGGAAGATATGATGCCAAAGGTAAAAGAAGTATTTGGTTCTGGG GTTCACTGGTTGAGGACCCAGTTCCCGTCTTTGGACATTGAGGTTGATGGTGGAGTAGGTCCTGACACCATCCATAAATGCGCAGAG GCAGGAGCTAACATGATTGTATCTGGCAGTGCCATTATGAGGAGTGAAGACCCCAGATCTGTGATCAACCTGTTAAGAAATGTTTGCTCAGAAGCTGCTCAGAAACGTTCTCTCGATCGATGA
- the RPE gene encoding ribulose-phosphate 3-epimerase isoform X3 — MASGCKIGPSILNSDLASLGAECLRMLDSGADYLHLDAPCSSGRHFVPNITFGHPVVESLRKQLGQDPFFDMHMMVSRPEQWVKPMAVAGANQYTFHLEATENPGALIKDIRENGMKVGLAIKPGTTVEYLAPWANQIDMALVMTVEPGFGGQKFMEDMMPKVHWLRTQFPSLDIEVDGGVGPDTIHKCAEAGANMIVSGSAIMRSEDPRSVINLLRNVCSEAAQKRSLDR, encoded by the exons ATGGCGTCCGGCTGCAAGATTGGTCCGTCCATCCTCAACAGCGACCTGGCCAGTTTAGGGGCCGAGTGCCTTCGTATGCTGGACTCTGGGGCCGATTATCTGCACCTGGAT GCACCCTGCTCTTCAGGGAG GCATTTTGTTCCCAACATCACCTTTGGTCACCCTGTGGTAGAAAGCCTCCGAAAGCAGCTAGGCCAGGACCCTTTCTTTG ACATGCACATGATGGTGTCCAGGCCGGAACAGTGGGTAAAACCAATGGCTGTAGCAGGAGCCAATCAATACACTTTTCATCTCGAGGCTACTGAGAACCCGGGGGCTTTGATCAAAGACATTCGGGAGAATGGAATGAAG GTTGGCCTTGCTATCAAACCAGGAACTACAGTTGAGTATTTGGCACCATGGGCTAATCAGATAGATATGGCCTTGGTTATGACAGTGGAACCTGGGTTTGGAGGGCAGAAATTCATGGAAGATATGATGCCAAAG GTTCACTGGTTGAGGACCCAGTTCCCGTCTTTGGACATTGAGGTTGATGGTGGAGTAGGTCCTGACACCATCCATAAATGCGCAGAG GCAGGAGCTAACATGATTGTATCTGGCAGTGCCATTATGAGGAGTGAAGACCCCAGATCTGTGATCAACCTGTTAAGAAATGTTTGCTCAGAAGCTGCTCAGAAACGTTCTCTCGATCGATGA
- the RPE gene encoding ribulose-phosphate 3-epimerase isoform X1, with protein MASGCKIGPSILNSDLASLGAECLRMLDSGADYLHLDAPCSSGRHFVPNITFGHPVVESLRKQLGQDPFFDMHMMVSRPEQWVKPMAVAGANQYTFHLEATENPGALIKDIRENGMKVGLAIKPGTTVEYLAPWANQIDMALVMTVEPGFGGQKFMEDMMPKVKEVFGSGVHWLRTQFPSLDIEVDGGVGPDTIHKCAEAGANMIVSGSAIMRSEDPRSVINLLRNVCSEAAQKRSLDR; from the exons ATGGCGTCCGGCTGCAAGATTGGTCCGTCCATCCTCAACAGCGACCTGGCCAGTTTAGGGGCCGAGTGCCTTCGTATGCTGGACTCTGGGGCCGATTATCTGCACCTGGAT GCACCCTGCTCTTCAGGGAG GCATTTTGTTCCCAACATCACCTTTGGTCACCCTGTGGTAGAAAGCCTCCGAAAGCAGCTAGGCCAGGACCCTTTCTTTG ACATGCACATGATGGTGTCCAGGCCGGAACAGTGGGTAAAACCAATGGCTGTAGCAGGAGCCAATCAATACACTTTTCATCTCGAGGCTACTGAGAACCCGGGGGCTTTGATCAAAGACATTCGGGAGAATGGAATGAAG GTTGGCCTTGCTATCAAACCAGGAACTACAGTTGAGTATTTGGCACCATGGGCTAATCAGATAGATATGGCCTTGGTTATGACAGTGGAACCTGGGTTTGGAGGGCAGAAATTCATGGAAGATATGATGCCAAAGGTAAAAGAAGTATTTGGTTCTGGG GTTCACTGGTTGAGGACCCAGTTCCCGTCTTTGGACATTGAGGTTGATGGTGGAGTAGGTCCTGACACCATCCATAAATGCGCAGAG GCAGGAGCTAACATGATTGTATCTGGCAGTGCCATTATGAGGAGTGAAGACCCCAGATCTGTGATCAACCTGTTAAGAAATGTTTGCTCAGAAGCTGCTCAGAAACGTTCTCTCGATCGATGA
- the RPE gene encoding ribulose-phosphate 3-epimerase isoform X7 yields the protein MHMMVSRPEQWVKPMAVAGANQYTFHLEATENPGALIKDIRENGMKVGLAIKPGTTVEYLAPWANQIDMALVMTVEPGFGGQKFMEDMMPKVKEVFGSGVHWLRTQFPSLDIEVDGGVGPDTIHKCAEAGANMIVSGSAIMRSEDPRSVINLLRNVCSEAAQKRSLDR from the exons ATGCACATGATGGTGTCCAGGCCGGAACAGTGGGTAAAACCAATGGCTGTAGCAGGAGCCAATCAATACACTTTTCATCTCGAGGCTACTGAGAACCCGGGGGCTTTGATCAAAGACATTCGGGAGAATGGAATGAAG GTTGGCCTTGCTATCAAACCAGGAACTACAGTTGAGTATTTGGCACCATGGGCTAATCAGATAGATATGGCCTTGGTTATGACAGTGGAACCTGGGTTTGGAGGGCAGAAATTCATGGAAGATATGATGCCAAAGGTAAAAGAAGTATTTGGTTCTGGG GTTCACTGGTTGAGGACCCAGTTCCCGTCTTTGGACATTGAGGTTGATGGTGGAGTAGGTCCTGACACCATCCATAAATGCGCAGAG GCAGGAGCTAACATGATTGTATCTGGCAGTGCCATTATGAGGAGTGAAGACCCCAGATCTGTGATCAACCTGTTAAGAAATGTTTGCTCAGAAGCTGCTCAGAAACGTTCTCTCGATCGATGA